Genomic window (Arthrobacter sp. StoSoilA2):
TCAACTACGCCCTCACTCCGGAGCACATCGACGCCGTCCGGATCGGCGTTGCGGGGCACAACCTCTTCGACGTCGCGTTTGCGTGGCTGCTGGCCAAGCAGCGTGGTGTCACCGAAGGCATCGAGTTCGAAATGCTGTTGGGCATGGCAACGGGCCAGGCCACGGCCGTTCGCAAGGATGTCGGCAGCCTCCTGCTGTACACACCGGTGGTCCACCCGGGCGAGTTCGACGTCGCCATCGCCTACCTGATCCGCCGCCTCGAAGAGGGCGCCAGCCAGGAAAACTTCATGTCCGCGGTCTTCGAACTCAGCGAGAATGAGGCTTTGTTCAAGCGCGAGCAGCAGCGCTTCCTGAACTCCCTGGCCAACATGAAGGACGAGGTCCCGGGTCCCAACCGCAAGCAGGACCGGCGCCTGCCAGCCGAGCCTGCCCCGCTGGAGGGCTTCCGCAACACTCCGGACACGGACCCGGCGCTGCCGGCAAACCGCGCCTGGGGCCGTGACATCCTCAAGCGCATCCCCGGCTCCACCGCGGGCAACAAGATCGTCGAATCCACCAAGGTTTCCGCCGCCGCCGATCTGGACCGCATCATCGCCACCGCCGTGGAGGCCGGCAAGGCCTGGGGTGCCCGGCCCGCTGCCGAGCGGGCAGCGATCCTGCACCGCGCCGGCGACGTCCTCGAAGCCCGCCGCGCAGAGTTGCTGGAGGTCATGGCTTCAGAAACCGGCAAGACCATTGACCAAGGCGACCCCGAGGTCAGCGAAGCGATCGACTTCGCGCACTACTACGCCGAGCGCGCCAAGGACCTGGAAAAGGTCGACGGCGCCACGTTCGTCCCAGCGAACCTCACCGTAGTGACACCGCCGTGGAACTTCCCGGTGGCGATCCCCGCAGGCTCGACGCTCGCGGCACTCGCCTCAGGTTCCGCCGTCGTGATCAAGCCGGCAAAGCAGGCCCGCCGCTCCGGTTCAGTCATGGTGGATGCGCTCTGGGAAGCCGGTGTGCCGCGTGAAGTCCTGGCCCTGGTCCAGCTTGAAGAGCGTGAACTCGGCACCCAGCTGGTCTCGCACCCGAGCGTGGACCGCGTGATCCTGACTGGCGGCTATGAAACCGCTGAGCTGTTCCGCTCCTTCCGCCAGGACCTGCCGCTGCTCGCGGAAACGTCCGGCAAGAACGCCATCATCGTCACCCCGAGCGCTGACCTGGACCTCGCAGCCAAGGACGTCGTGTACTCGGCCTTCGGCCACGCCGGCCAGAAGTGCTCCGCCGCGTCCCTGGTGATCCTGGTTGGCTCCGTGGCCAAGTCCAAGCGGTTCCACAACCAGCTCATCGACGCCGCCCGCTCCCTGACCGTCGGCTACCCGGAAAATGCCACCTCGCAGATGGGGCCGATCATCGAGCCGGCCAACGGCAAGCTCCTGAACGCCCTGACCACCCTGGGTGACGGCGAAACCTGGGCCATCAAGCCTGAGCCCCTGGACGAAACCGGCCGCCTCTGGTCCCCGGGCATCCGCTCTGGCGTCAAGCGTGGCTCGTACTTCCACCTCACCGAGTTCTTCGGACCGGTCCTTGGCGTGATGACCGCCGAGACCCTTGAGGAAGCCATCGCCATCCAGAACGAGATCGAGTACGGCCTCACGGCTGGCCTGCACTCCCTGGACTCCGCTGAAATGGGCATCTGGCTGGACACCATCCAGGCCGGAAACCTCTACGTCAACCGTGGTATCACCGGTGCGATCGTCCAGCGCCAGCCCTTCGGCGGCTGGAAGAAGTCGGCCGTTGGCGCCGGAACCAAGGCCGGCGGACCGAACTACCTCATCGGCCTGGGCAGCTGGCTCCCCGCCGAAGCCACGGCAAAGCGCGGCACCGTGCTCCAGGGGGCAGCCGCCCAGATCCTCACGGCTGCCAAGTCCGCTGACGTCACTGCCGAGGAACTCCACACCCTTCAGCAGGCACTCTTCAGCGACGCCGCCGCCTGGGAATCCGAGTTCGGCACCCGCAAGGATGTCTCCGCCCTCTCCGCAGAGCGCAACGTGTTCCGCTACCGTCCGATCCCGGTCACGGTCCGCCTGTCCGAAGGCGAGCGGCTCGCGGAACTGCTCCGCGTGGTAGCGGCCGGCGCAGTGGCGGGATTGACCCTCAAGGTGAGCTCCGCCGTCGTACTTCCCGACGCTGTGGTGAATGTGTTCGCGAACCTGGGCGTCAGCGTCCGGGTCGAGGACGACGCCGCGTGGCTGGCCCGTGCGGCAAAGTTCGACGCCGGCCGCATCCGCCTGATCGGTGGCGACTTCGCCGCGCTGAGCGCAGCCATGGGTGGCCGCCCGGATGTGGCCGTCTACCACGGTGCAGTGACCCAGGCCGGCCGCATCGAGATGCTGCCATTCCTGCGCGAGCAGGCCGTGTCCATCACCGCGCACCGCTTCGGCACCCCGAACCACCTCTCGGACCACCTGATCTAATCCCACCAAGACGGGCCGGAGTTGCACAAACAGCCAGGCAGGACGTCCATAACGACGTCCTGCCTGGCTGTCTTCGTTGACGCCTCAGGATTCCAGGACCAACAACTGTGCCTTGTCCGGGTCCCAGCCAACCCAAAGACTGTCCGTTGCCGACCGCGTGCCGGACTCCGGGCTCATCTCCCGCAGCATCAATTCATGGCCTCCAGCAGTGAGCCGATGACGGACGGTGGCGCCAAGGTTGGTGGACGATGTAATAACAGCTCCGCAGCCCCCATCCACAGGCGGCGTTGAACTGAGCTTCAGGTTTTCCGGGCGGATCGATACTGCGTAGTCCGCACCCATAGCGCCCTGGTCCCTCACGCGTGCGATTCCCAAACCACCCAAATCCACGGTGGCCTCCTTGCCGTTGCGCTCCAGTACTGTGCACGGAATCAGGTTGGTGTCGC
Coding sequences:
- a CDS encoding bifunctional proline dehydrogenase/L-glutamate gamma-semialdehyde dehydrogenase, encoding MTSTLPVAAAPRTQDSGQFDALAQEAIALVRHWLTEASKIPVDVSAQRLAGVLKDPNGLDFTVGFVDGVIRPEDLSVAARKLAELAPKVPAFLPWYMRSAVRVGGVMAPIMPQVVIPIARRVLREMVGHLIVDATDAKLGPAIAKIRQDGVHLNVNLLGEAVLGEHEAQRRLEGTLKLLARDDVDYVSIKESSTVAPHSPWAFDEAVDHVVEKLTPLYRLAASFPKPKFINLDMEEYKDLSMTIAVFKRILDMPEFKNLEAGIVLQAYLPDALGAMQELQEWAAARRAQGGAPIKVRVVKGANLPMEQVEASLHDWPLATWGSKQDSDTSYKNVINYALTPEHIDAVRIGVAGHNLFDVAFAWLLAKQRGVTEGIEFEMLLGMATGQATAVRKDVGSLLLYTPVVHPGEFDVAIAYLIRRLEEGASQENFMSAVFELSENEALFKREQQRFLNSLANMKDEVPGPNRKQDRRLPAEPAPLEGFRNTPDTDPALPANRAWGRDILKRIPGSTAGNKIVESTKVSAAADLDRIIATAVEAGKAWGARPAAERAAILHRAGDVLEARRAELLEVMASETGKTIDQGDPEVSEAIDFAHYYAERAKDLEKVDGATFVPANLTVVTPPWNFPVAIPAGSTLAALASGSAVVIKPAKQARRSGSVMVDALWEAGVPREVLALVQLEERELGTQLVSHPSVDRVILTGGYETAELFRSFRQDLPLLAETSGKNAIIVTPSADLDLAAKDVVYSAFGHAGQKCSAASLVILVGSVAKSKRFHNQLIDAARSLTVGYPENATSQMGPIIEPANGKLLNALTTLGDGETWAIKPEPLDETGRLWSPGIRSGVKRGSYFHLTEFFGPVLGVMTAETLEEAIAIQNEIEYGLTAGLHSLDSAEMGIWLDTIQAGNLYVNRGITGAIVQRQPFGGWKKSAVGAGTKAGGPNYLIGLGSWLPAEATAKRGTVLQGAAAQILTAAKSADVTAEELHTLQQALFSDAAAWESEFGTRKDVSALSAERNVFRYRPIPVTVRLSEGERLAELLRVVAAGAVAGLTLKVSSAVVLPDAVVNVFANLGVSVRVEDDAAWLARAAKFDAGRIRLIGGDFAALSAAMGGRPDVAVYHGAVTQAGRIEMLPFLREQAVSITAHRFGTPNHLSDHLI